DNA sequence from the Prosthecodimorpha staleyi genome:
CCACAACCTGCGCGACCGGGCCGGCGATTTCGATCCGCGGGTGCTGGCCCGGATCGAGAAGGGCGCGGCGGCCTCCGGCGCGACCTATGTCGGCATGATTCGCGCCCGCGAAGCCGCCAAGGCCGCAGCCGACGCGGCCTTCGCGCCCTTCGATGCGCTGATCGCCCCGACGGTGCCGGCGGTCGCGCCCGTGATCGCCGAACTCGTCGGCGACGACGCGGCCTTCACCCGCGCCAATCTCACGGCCCTGCGCAACACCGCGATCTTCAACCTGTTCGACCTGCCGGCCTATTCGCTGCCCATCGAGATCGGCCAGCCGCTCCCCGTCGGCCTGATGGTGGTCGGCCGGCGCGGCCGCGACCACGACCTGATGGCGCTGGCGGCGGCCCTGGAGCCGGTCCTGCAGCCGTCGCCGCGCACCGCCTGACCGGCGGGCGCAAGCGGACGTCTCCCGCCCGGCCGCGGAACGCATAGACTGCCGGATCGGCGCGATTCGGCGCCGCCCCGATCCGGATGCCGATGCCCGCCCCTCTCGACCAGGCCCCCGCGGACCCGCCCGATGCCGTCCCAGGCCCCGCCCCGACGGCGGCGGCCACTGCATCCCCCGACGGCCAGACACCCGATGGCCAGACACCCGGCGGCCAGACACCCGGCGGCGGGCCAATGCCAGCGGCGGATGCGGCGGCGGATCTGACCGCCCTGGTCGCCGGACGGCGCTTCGCCACCATCCTGGCCGATCCGCCCTGGCAGTTCGAGAACCGCACCGGCAAGGTCGCCCCCGAACATCGTCGACTGTCGCGCTACGGCACCATGACCCTGGAGGCGATCATGGCGCTGCCGGTCGCAGCCGCCGCGGCCGAAACCGCACATCTCTATCTCTGGGTCCCCAATGCGCTGCTGCCGGAGGGGCTCGCGGTCATGCGGGCCTGGGGCTTTGCCTACAAGACCAATCTGGTCTGGCACAAGCTGCGCAAGGACGGCGGCTCCGACGGCCGCGGTGTCGGCTTCTACTTCCGCAACGTGACCGAACTGATCCTGTTCGGCGTGCGCGGCCGGAATGCCCGGACCCTGCCGCCGGGGCGCTCCCAGATCAACTACATCGGCACCCGCAAGCGCGAGCATTCGCGCAAGCCCGACGAGCAGTATGAACTCATCGAGGCGTGCTCGCCCGGCCCCCGCCTCGAACTCTTCAGCCGCGGCACCCGTCCGGGATGGACCGTCTGGGGCAACCAGGCCGACGACGGCTATGCCCCGACCTGGGACACCTACGCCAACCATTCCGCCGCCGATCGGGTCTAGTGGTTCGATCGAGACGGATGGTCCCCATCCGTCTCGTGAAGCCGAACCCCTCATTTATCGATTGCGTGGCGGAAAGCGCCGCGTTTCGGCGCCGCACCGGCGGCCGACGCATGGCAGGGCGGCACCGATTGTCACAGCCATGCAAAGCGATCGTGGAAAAGGTGCAGAATACCGCTTGCAGGGTCGGAGTCGCGTCGCTATAAACCGCCCCGCAAGCGACGGCGGAGTGTAGCGCAGCCTGGTAGCGCACCTCGTTCGGGACGAGGGGGTCGAGTGTTCGAATCACTCCACTCCGACCAATCGCTTCCGCTCCTTTCCCGAGGGAGCCTTTTCTGGCACGAATTTGGATACCCCGGCGCGATTGCGATCGGTCGACCGTCCCGGCCGCCGACGCGAATCGACCGGTCGATGCCGAAGGCACCGTCGCCGCAGCGAGCCGCGAGGGCTCGATGATGGGCTCCGGGGCGCAGGCCGATCGGGGTTCCCGCGCCCTCCTCCCCGTTGGCCCCTCCTCCCCGTTGGCCCCTCTTCCCCGATGGCGCCTCTTCCCCGATGACCTCACGCGATCCGGCTGTGCGGCCCGGCGGGCTGATTCGGTCGACACCGTCCCCTCCGGGCCGGCCTTGAGACCCAACAAAGCGGTGGACAGACCGGCTCGCGCGTTGCGACTTTCGCCGAACACGAGGCCGGCGCGATGGCGGACGGGCCGAAGGCCGGCCGCCGAAGGACTGGCCGGCATAAAGTTGAGATAATCTGTATGCAATTCGTCGATAGATTACGACGCCCGCTGCCGCCGCGCGGGCAA
Encoded proteins:
- a CDS encoding MT-A70 family methyltransferase gives rise to the protein MPAADAAADLTALVAGRRFATILADPPWQFENRTGKVAPEHRRLSRYGTMTLEAIMALPVAAAAAETAHLYLWVPNALLPEGLAVMRAWGFAYKTNLVWHKLRKDGGSDGRGVGFYFRNVTELILFGVRGRNARTLPPGRSQINYIGTRKREHSRKPDEQYELIEACSPGPRLELFSRGTRPGWTVWGNQADDGYAPTWDTYANHSAADRV